In a single window of the Paenibacillus sp. MMS20-IR301 genome:
- a CDS encoding MarR family transcriptional regulator produces MHSTEFSKIWHKILKDYKSHMDSKLAPTLTDAQLTVLELLQERDAMKPSDLAPHLATSPAAVTMLLDRMEKHSLINRARDASDRRIVWVSITDTGKRETSRGLQIRSDFFAEALDPISSHNQQLLLYLMGKMVVAPAAEGSAQ; encoded by the coding sequence GTGCACTCCACTGAATTCAGTAAAATCTGGCATAAGATATTAAAGGACTACAAGTCACATATGGATAGCAAGCTTGCCCCTACATTGACAGATGCCCAGCTTACCGTGCTCGAACTTCTGCAGGAACGTGACGCCATGAAGCCTTCCGACCTGGCTCCGCATCTGGCAACCAGCCCGGCGGCGGTGACGATGCTGCTTGACCGGATGGAGAAGCACAGTCTCATTAACCGCGCACGCGATGCGTCCGACCGGAGAATCGTCTGGGTGAGCATTACGGATACAGGCAAGCGCGAGACCTCGCGCGGACTGCAGATCCGCAGTGATTTTTTCGCGGAAGCCCTTGACCCCATTTCATCGCATAATCAGCAGCTGCTGCTCTATCTGATGGGGAAGATGGTAGTAGCCCCGGCAGCGGAAGGCTCTGCACAGTAG
- a CDS encoding RluA family pseudouridine synthase — translation MTAPNNGTAGESAGGQSRFEILYEDNHLLGIVKPVNIPVQEDATGDQDLLTLLKEDVKERYSKPGNVFMGLVHRLDRPVGGAMIFAKTSKAASRLSESVRSHAFQKVYLTVVHGKPPASQGRLVNTLLKDAKSNTVSIVRKGTPGGKEAILDYTVIGSAEGYTLLKIDLLTGRSHQIRVQLSGIGCPLFGDQKYGAAVNRPGQQIALWSAVVGFPHPVTREQIELISLPPQTYPWNLWTPHNQKQAIR, via the coding sequence ATGACAGCACCGAATAACGGAACAGCCGGAGAGTCAGCAGGCGGTCAATCCCGGTTTGAAATCCTGTACGAGGACAACCATCTGTTAGGCATCGTGAAGCCGGTTAACATTCCTGTACAGGAGGACGCCACCGGTGATCAGGATCTGCTGACCCTGCTCAAGGAGGATGTGAAGGAACGTTACTCCAAGCCGGGCAATGTCTTCATGGGACTTGTCCACCGGCTGGACCGGCCTGTAGGAGGTGCGATGATCTTTGCCAAAACCTCAAAGGCCGCCTCCAGGCTGTCCGAGAGTGTCCGCTCCCATGCCTTTCAGAAGGTATATCTGACTGTAGTCCACGGTAAGCCTCCCGCGTCACAGGGGCGGCTGGTTAACACGCTGCTGAAGGACGCTAAGAGCAATACAGTCAGCATCGTCCGCAAGGGAACCCCGGGCGGCAAGGAAGCTATTCTTGATTATACGGTGATCGGCAGCGCGGAGGGCTATACCCTCCTGAAGATCGACCTGCTGACCGGACGCTCCCATCAGATCCGTGTACAGCTGAGCGGCATCGGCTGCCCGCTGTTTGGCGACCAGAAATACGGCGCGGCAGTGAACCGGCCCGGACAGCAGATTGCCCTGTGGTCGGCTGTAGTCGGCTTCCCTCACCCGGTGACCAGAGAGCAGATTGAATTAATATCGCTGCCCCCGCAGACCTATCCATGGAATCTGTGGACGCCGCATAACCAAAAGCAGGCCATCCGGTAA
- a CDS encoding class I SAM-dependent methyltransferase — protein MYIASDWKDYEVIDTGGGEKLERWGDIILRRPDPQIIWPLASETAKWRDVHGHYHRSSAGGGQWEMKKSIPEDWKISYGKLKFNLRPTNFKHTGLFPEQAANWRWMMDKIAAANRPISVLNLFAYTGGATVAAASAGASVVHVDAAKGMVQWAKENIALSGLSDKPVRFITDDVFKFVQREQRRGSKYDAIIMDPPSYGRGPGGEMWKLEASLYPFLESCMEIMSDRPLFTLINSYTTGISPTVLRNMLSMTMGKRYGGKLTSGEIGLPITSSGMNLPCGILGRWEA, from the coding sequence ATGTATATAGCAAGTGACTGGAAGGACTATGAAGTAATCGACACCGGGGGCGGCGAGAAGCTGGAGCGCTGGGGTGATATTATCCTGCGCCGCCCGGACCCGCAGATTATCTGGCCGCTGGCCAGTGAAACCGCCAAATGGCGTGATGTGCACGGGCACTATCACCGCAGCTCCGCCGGGGGCGGACAATGGGAGATGAAGAAGAGCATTCCGGAAGACTGGAAGATCAGTTACGGCAAGCTGAAGTTTAATCTTCGTCCGACGAACTTCAAGCACACCGGGCTGTTCCCTGAACAGGCTGCCAACTGGCGCTGGATGATGGACAAGATTGCTGCGGCTAACCGGCCGATCTCCGTGCTTAACCTGTTCGCTTATACCGGAGGAGCTACTGTGGCTGCAGCGAGTGCCGGCGCATCGGTAGTTCATGTTGACGCCGCTAAAGGCATGGTCCAGTGGGCGAAGGAAAATATCGCCTTGTCCGGACTTTCCGATAAACCCGTCCGTTTCATTACGGATGATGTATTCAAGTTCGTTCAGCGGGAACAGCGCCGCGGCAGCAAATATGATGCCATCATCATGGACCCTCCTTCCTACGGAAGAGGCCCGGGCGGCGAAATGTGGAAGCTGGAAGCAAGCCTCTATCCGTTCCTGGAGAGCTGCATGGAGATCATGAGTGACCGGCCGCTCTTCACACTGATCAATTCCTATACCACCGGAATCTCGCCAACCGTCCTGCGTAATATGCTCTCAATGACCATGGGCAAACGCTACGGAGGCAAGCTTACCTCCGGCGAGATCGGCCTGCCGATTACCTCTTCCGGCATGAACCTGCCTTGCGGAATTCTGGGCCGCTGGGAGGCGTAA
- a CDS encoding helix-turn-helix domain-containing protein produces the protein MYNLAKLYYPITANPAAAGEYLPGRLLQPYIRCYWGTGPSLPEKSADREPAGPQDEYATVETSAKLSTETIIPDSCMDIIWEWDDITGEAGGIFCGINDTSFEVGQDRLQGARQRFAIRFHFWAVHLFADEPLQEVLNAHVAVDDYFHTFRKELGEQLRNITTMAGRIAAAEGFLLRRLEQGGRSNDGMMNAVHQMLKSRGVVSAGELEHSSGLSSRQLERLFRRHIGLPPKKVADLVRFQNVWLELYRTPLYQGSQQDLAFTYGYSHQSHFINNFRKFAGRTPLAALDYANRR, from the coding sequence ATGTACAATCTCGCTAAGCTGTATTATCCGATTACAGCAAATCCGGCCGCCGCAGGAGAATATCTGCCCGGCAGACTGCTGCAGCCGTACATCCGCTGCTACTGGGGGACGGGCCCCAGCCTGCCGGAGAAATCTGCTGACAGGGAACCGGCCGGCCCTCAAGATGAATATGCCACAGTAGAGACTTCGGCAAAGCTCAGTACAGAAACGATCATTCCGGACAGCTGTATGGATATTATCTGGGAATGGGATGATATTACAGGAGAGGCCGGCGGGATTTTTTGCGGCATCAATGATACTTCCTTTGAAGTGGGACAAGACCGGCTGCAGGGGGCCAGGCAGCGGTTCGCGATCCGTTTTCATTTCTGGGCGGTGCATCTCTTTGCCGATGAGCCGCTGCAGGAGGTGCTGAATGCCCATGTTGCTGTAGACGACTACTTCCACACCTTTCGCAAGGAGCTGGGGGAGCAGCTTAGGAATATAACTACAATGGCTGGGCGCATAGCTGCCGCAGAAGGATTCCTGCTGCGGCGGCTGGAGCAGGGAGGCCGCAGCAATGACGGAATGATGAATGCGGTCCACCAGATGCTGAAGTCACGGGGGGTGGTGTCTGCCGGTGAACTGGAGCATAGCTCCGGCCTGAGCAGCCGCCAGCTGGAACGGCTGTTCCGCCGGCACATCGGTCTTCCGCCCAAAAAAGTCGCCGATCTCGTCCGCTTCCAAAACGTCTGGCTGGAGCTGTACCGGACACCGCTCTACCAGGGCAGCCAACAGGATCTCGCCTTTACTTACGGCTACAGCCATCAGTCACATTTCATCAACAATTTCCGTAAATTCGCCGGGAGAACACCGCTTGCGGCATTGGATTATGCTAACCGCAGATGA
- a CDS encoding VOC family protein, translating into MITTFDGINLYSKDPAALAAFYSEVLGIPVPFEGFGEYDGAKISFERNQPGLIIWNETKWGKHTTGVVNLVFSCSNLDETYEQLKANGLDCHPPETMEYGGKEMNFRDPDGNGITLLEGGYLTDET; encoded by the coding sequence ATGATTACTACTTTTGACGGCATCAATCTGTACAGTAAGGATCCTGCTGCGCTTGCGGCATTTTATTCTGAGGTACTGGGTATTCCTGTTCCGTTTGAAGGCTTTGGGGAATATGACGGGGCAAAGATCAGTTTCGAGCGTAACCAGCCCGGACTGATCATCTGGAATGAGACCAAATGGGGCAAGCACACCACAGGAGTAGTTAATCTGGTGTTCTCCTGCAGCAATCTTGATGAAACCTATGAACAGCTAAAGGCGAATGGGCTGGATTGCCACCCTCCGGAAACGATGGAGTACGGCGGCAAGGAAATGAATTTCCGCGACCCTGACGGCAACGGGATTACGCTGCTGGAGGGCGGATACTTGACAGACGAAACCTGA
- a CDS encoding flavodoxin — MAKVLVAYASLTGNTEEIAELIVEGIRQAGGEAVLKSVTDCNADEIKDYEAVLLGAYTWGDGELPDEFLDFYEEMDELDLSSCKAAAFGSGDTGYEIYCGAVDQIEAKLKERGAEIVQASLKIEYGPNAAEKDACRSFGREFTLTCAAVS, encoded by the coding sequence ATGGCTAAGGTGCTAGTGGCATATGCCAGCTTGACCGGAAATACGGAAGAGATTGCGGAACTGATTGTAGAGGGAATACGCCAGGCAGGCGGGGAGGCCGTACTGAAATCGGTCACAGACTGCAATGCGGATGAGATAAAGGACTACGAGGCTGTGCTGCTGGGAGCGTACACTTGGGGAGACGGCGAGCTGCCGGATGAATTCCTTGACTTCTATGAAGAGATGGATGAGCTTGACCTCTCTTCCTGCAAGGCTGCTGCCTTCGGCAGCGGAGATACCGGGTATGAGATCTATTGCGGTGCGGTAGATCAGATCGAAGCGAAGCTGAAGGAGCGCGGTGCAGAGATCGTTCAGGCGAGCCTGAAGATTGAATATGGACCGAATGCGGCGGAGAAGGATGCCTGCCGCAGCTTCGGACGCGAGTTCACCCTTACCTGCGCGGCGGTTTCTTAA
- a CDS encoding GNAT family N-acetyltransferase yields MTTADTLKEIEELQQRCEQYEGISLKLNWDMLRHPGEAGGAEWLVTYEDELLVGFIGLYNIGGDMEICGMVRPGYRRRGIFSSLWQRVQPLIRRGKVKSLLLNTPAASESGNAFLKTLPLEFSHAEFQMKWDRAAGNRGIQEASSASGNVMLRPARADETPVLIAFDCGGFSMTEEDAAEMYVQHEQEGSQEHIMIEWNGQPAGKMRLWSEDNETWIFGLTVDKNLRGLGIGRSALMQTIEREQRNYNGVNLEVALDNPNALKLYESCGFVILNQQDYYSASLD; encoded by the coding sequence TTGACTACAGCGGATACACTGAAAGAAATAGAGGAACTGCAGCAGCGCTGCGAGCAATATGAAGGAATCTCACTTAAGCTGAATTGGGACATGCTCCGGCATCCAGGGGAAGCAGGCGGAGCGGAATGGCTGGTGACCTATGAAGATGAGCTGCTGGTCGGGTTCATCGGGTTATATAATATCGGCGGCGATATGGAAATCTGCGGCATGGTTCGCCCGGGTTACCGCCGCCGGGGCATCTTCAGCTCACTCTGGCAGCGGGTACAGCCCCTGATCCGGCGCGGCAAGGTCAAGTCGCTGCTGCTGAATACCCCTGCGGCATCAGAATCAGGTAACGCTTTTCTGAAGACTCTGCCGCTGGAATTCAGCCATGCGGAGTTTCAGATGAAGTGGGACAGAGCGGCAGGGAACCGCGGAATCCAGGAGGCCAGTTCAGCCTCGGGCAACGTTATGCTCCGGCCTGCGCGTGCCGATGAGACGCCTGTATTAATCGCCTTCGACTGCGGCGGATTCAGCATGACGGAGGAAGATGCCGCCGAAATGTACGTCCAGCATGAGCAGGAAGGCTCTCAGGAGCATATCATGATCGAATGGAACGGACAGCCTGCCGGCAAGATGCGGCTCTGGTCCGAGGACAATGAGACCTGGATCTTCGGCCTTACGGTAGACAAGAATCTGCGGGGTCTCGGTATCGGCCGGAGTGCGCTGATGCAGACGATTGAGCGGGAGCAGCGGAATTATAACGGCGTTAATCTTGAGGTGGCTCTGGACAACCCGAATGCGCTGAAGCTCTATGAGAGCTGCGGATTCGTCATTCTGAACCAGCAGGATTACTATTCAGCCAGCCTGGACTAA
- a CDS encoding GNAT family N-acetyltransferase, producing MERIAKGEGRFYIAGDGKDLAEITYRAEENTGNLVIDHTFVSEDLRGQGAGEKLVRAVVDLAREQNVKIVPDCPYAAHQFEKHAEYRDVLK from the coding sequence ATGGAACGGATTGCTAAGGGAGAAGGACGTTTTTATATAGCTGGTGACGGTAAGGACCTTGCCGAGATTACATACAGAGCGGAAGAGAATACAGGTAACCTGGTGATTGACCATACCTTTGTCTCTGAAGATCTGCGCGGTCAGGGTGCCGGGGAGAAGCTTGTGCGGGCGGTTGTAGACCTGGCCCGTGAACAGAATGTCAAAATTGTGCCTGATTGCCCGTATGCGGCCCATCAGTTCGAGAAGCACGCGGAGTACCGGGATGTACTGAAATAG